In Deltaproteobacteria bacterium, the genomic window CCCAACGCTGCAACGCTGGGGTAAACTGTCGTTTCATAACAGAATAAAATGGTGCTTGCAAAAATAAAATCGCTATGCCATTCATTAGCGACAATCTTTGGGATGACAAGTTGTTACATCGATAAAGCAGCGGTTTTCGCGACATCGACAAATGATCGGACGGTCGCACCCTCTTGTCGATTTAAATTCGAATTCCCGGCTGCTTGCAGTGCGGGATGAATTCAAATTATAGATGAGGATTTATTTATTTGCGGAAGAGCGATACCGGAATCCGGAGGATTCCGGCAACATTCCGAAATACCCTGCAGTTTGCTGCAGGGATATGAATTTTGGTCTTTCGCATAGGGGCGACGTAGTCGCGTTTCATAAAATCGTGGAACACGATTTTATTCTCGATTGCCAACGCCGCTGAAGCGAGGAATATATGTACATCGTCACCGGAGGCGCCGGCTTTATCGGCAGTGCGGTTGTTTGGAAACTCAATTCAGAGGGCATTGAAGACATCCTCGTGGTCGACAACCTGGGCCGTTCCGACAAGTGGAAGAACCTGGTAAACCGCAGTTTTACGGACTATGTTCACAAATCGGAGTTTCTGGCGGCCCTTGGCGCAGGCAAAATCGGACCCGTCGATGCCATCGTGCACATGGGAGCCTGTTCGTCGACCACCGAAACGGACGCCGACTTTCTGATGGGCAACAACTTCCACTATTCGACCGCCCTGGCTGAATATGCCCTGAAAAACGATATCCGCATGATCAATGCCTCCAGCGCCGCCACCTATGGGGACGGTTCGGCGGGCTTTTCGGATGGCATCGAAAAAATAAAGCAGCTCAAACCGCTCAACATGTACGGCTATTCGAAACAGCTTTTCGACCTGTGGGCCCTGCGGACAGGCGCTCTGGACAGGATCGCCAGTCTGAAATTTTTTAATGTCTTCGGCCCCAACGAATATCACAAGGTCGACATGTGCAGCATGGTATACCGGGGATATCACCAGATCCGTGAAAGCGGCAGCCTGAGGCTGTTCAAATCGTATCGCCCGGCATTTGCCGACGGCGCTCAAAGCCGGGACTTTGTGTATGTCAAAGACTGTGTCGATGTCGTCTGGTGGCTGCTGCAGAACCCCGATGTCGGCGGTGTGTACAATGTCGGCACAGGAGTGGACCGGACATGGAACGATCTGGCGGCAGCCCTTTTCAGTGCCATGGGGAAAAAAAAGAACGTCGCCTACATCGAGATGCCAGAAACATTGAAGGGCCGCTATCAATATTACACCCGGGCCGAAATGGACAAACTCGGCCAAGCCGGGTGTCCGGTTGAATTTACCAGCCTGGAGGCCGCCGTGCTGGACTATGTCCAAAACTACCTCGAAGAAGAGGATTGCTATCTTTAGCATCCGGGCATTGAACACAATCATTAAATGAGAAACCATGTTTGACGACGCATTAAATGAACACATCCGCTGTTTCGAGGCCCTTGGGAAGCTTAGGGAGCTCATAGCCGGCGCCGCAGAAATAATCACCGAGGCGCTTGCGGGCGGGAATAAAATTTTGATCTGCGGCAACGGCGGCTCCGCAGCGGACGCCCAGCACTTTGCCGCCGAAATTGTGGGGCGTTTCACGCGAGAGAGAGCGGCCTGGCCGGCCCTCGCCCTGACGACCGACACTTCCGTTGTGACAGCCGTCGCCAACGACTATGGGTATGAAAGCGTGTTTTCGAGGCAGGTGGAAGCCCTCGGGCGGCCGGGCGACATTTTGATCGGCATTTCAACATCCGGAAATTCTGCAAATGTGATCAAGGCCTTGCACCAGGCGCGTAAGAACAGCCTTAAAACCATCGTCCTGACAGGCGGCAACGGCGGTGAACTCGCCGAACAGGCCGATACCGCCGTCAACGTCGCTGCGAACGTCACCGCGCGGATTCAGGAAGCGCACATTTTCATTCTCCATTATTGGGCCGACGCGGCCGAGTCGGCCCTGATCGAAAAAAAGGGGCCCCGGTAATGCACTGCCCCGACTTCTCCAGCAGGTACGTGGTGGTCATTGGCGACATCATGCTGGACCGGTACTACTGGGGTGAAGTGGATCGGATCTCGCCGGAGGCGCCCGTTCCGGTTGTGATAGTGAATCGGAAAACCGTGACGCTCGGCGGCGCCGGCAATGTGGCCACGAATCTAAAAGGCTTGAACTGCGGCCACATGCTGATCGGGCTGAGGGGGATGGATACCAACGGCGACATCCTGGTGCGTGTCCTCGAAAAAGAGGGGATCCGTCATCGCCTGGTCGCTGTCCAGACCCATCCGACCACCACAAAAACACGGGTTTTGGGCCAGGGGCAGCAGCTGGTACGGCTGGACGAGGAAAGATCGGTGGGGATCGACCGCCGGACCGTTCAGGAACTGCTGAATACGTTCGAAACCTGCCTGGATGGGGCCGATGCGGTCGTCATCTCGGATTACGGCAAGGGGATCTTCGAATCGGAAGCCGCGCACGGCATCATCCAACAGTGCCGCAACCGACACATTCCCGTTTTTGTCGATCCCAAAGGCCTTTCCTGGGAACGGTATAAAGGCGCCACCTGTATTACACCCAACACCGCCGAATTCAAGCGCATTGCCCCCTTCCCGGAACACGACGAAAAGGGACTGCAACGCCAGGCCGAACGCGTGATGGCGGCATGCGGTCTCGAATACCTGCTCCTGACCCAGGGCGCGCGGGGAATGTCTTTGTTCCGCCGTTCAAAACCGGCGATCCACATCGACACCGAAGCGCAGGAGGTGTTCGACGTTTCGGGTGCGGGCGACACCGTCATCGCTTCCCTTGCCGCCGCATGCAGCGCAGGCATGGCCATGACCGATGCCGCCCGTCTGGCCAACACGGCGGCCGGGATCGTCGTGGGAAAAATCGGAACCCAGCCTGTTAACTACGCCGAACTCAGGCAGGCCCTGTCGAGTCGAACCGTCACCGGCGCCCGAAAAGTCGTAACGATCGACCAGGCGGCGGAGATGGCCGCGGACTGGCGCAGGGACGGCCGCCTCGTGGTGTTCACCAACGGCTGCTTCGACATCCTGCATGTGGGGCACATCAAACTGCTTCACGCCGCAGCGGCTGAAGGCGACAGGCTGATTGTCGGCCTCAATTCGGACAGTTCGGTCAAACGCCTCAAGGGCGATTCGCGGCCTATCGTGCCCGAGGAGGAACGGGCCGAATTGCTGGCCAGCATACGGGGCGTTGATCTGGTGGTTGTATTCGGCGAGGATACACCCATCGATCTCATCCGTCGACTAAAGCCGGACGTCCTTGTCAAGGGCGGGGACTACACGCCTGAAACCGTTGTGGGTCATGACATCGTCGCCGCGGGGGGGGGACAAACCGTCATCGTGCCTTTGATCGACGGCATCAGCAGCAGCCATGTGATCGACGCCATCAAGCAAAAATGACGACATCCCCGGACCGGCGTTGCCCTGCAACGGCTTCGGGGCCTTTTTTTGAAGCAGCGCCACATACTTAATCTTTTTGTACTTTCTGGGGTCGTACCTGAAGCTGCCCAAAATTTCAATATCGAGCTGCCGTTTCCAGGATCCCGGGATGATTGCGGAAGGCTTTGCGTCCGAAAACAAAACCAGCGGCAGCCTTGGGATGGCAGGGTCCCCCTTCTCGAAATTGATCGGCGTAACCCGCTTGCCGATTTCCCAAACTTCAATGGGATCGATACGCCCGGCATGGTAAAAATCGACGCCCTCAAGGCGCTTCATTTCCCGAACGCCTCTGAGCGAGCGGTATTGCGGATTGTTCCTGAAAACCGGCGAACGATAGAGAATCGGCGGCAGCGACAGGTTGATCAGACACACGAGCACGACGTTGAGAACGAAAAGACCACCCGCCTTGCGCCGCCCCCCAAAAAGCACCGTAAGACCGGCGATGCCCCAAAAAGCCGCACTCCACAAAATAAGGCCGGTCACCGTGATCAATGCCCGGCGCCATCCGAAAACCCCCAGGAATACCGGCGCCGCCAGCGCAACCCCGCACGCCAGGATCGTTTGAGCCCACAACAGCCACCGGTCCCCCCGGCCGGGCGTCTGCCGGCCGAACACCCGCACCAGTGACCGAAAAATGTGTCCCACCATCATGGCGGTGGGGATAATGACGGGGATCAGGTAGCGCTCTTTTTTTTCCGGAATGATCGACAGCAGCACCAGGCTTACGATGATCCAACACAGCACAAATCGGTAGCGCCCGTAGGCATCGACATGCTTGCCGGCATAGGGTTTGACAAAGCCCGCTACGGTGAACAAGACCCAAATCCCGGTGTAAAAGGGAAAGGATCCATAAAAATAGAAAGGTCGCACATGACTGCTTGCCCAGGATGAAACCTCCCGGGCGGCCATCGCTTTGACGATCTCGGGATGGGCAGCGTAAATGTAAAGCGGCCAGAGGCTGCTGACAACGGCCAGAACAGCCAGCGAAAGGCAGAGCCAGATCCATTTTTCTCGGACAGGACGCCAGCCGTAGGCGAAGCCGTATGCCCCCGCAAAGGGAAGCAACGACCCGTAAAAGGCCACAGGCCCCTTGCTCATGAAGGAAAAAGCCAGACACAGGCCTGCCAGCAGAAAGGGTGCCCCCGTGCCGGTGTCCCTCTGCCAACCGTAGGCCAGGGCCCAGATGGCGGCC contains:
- the rfaD gene encoding ADP-glyceromanno-heptose 6-epimerase, whose product is MYIVTGGAGFIGSAVVWKLNSEGIEDILVVDNLGRSDKWKNLVNRSFTDYVHKSEFLAALGAGKIGPVDAIVHMGACSSTTETDADFLMGNNFHYSTALAEYALKNDIRMINASSAATYGDGSAGFSDGIEKIKQLKPLNMYGYSKQLFDLWALRTGALDRIASLKFFNVFGPNEYHKVDMCSMVYRGYHQIRESGSLRLFKSYRPAFADGAQSRDFVYVKDCVDVVWWLLQNPDVGGVYNVGTGVDRTWNDLAAALFSAMGKKKNVAYIEMPETLKGRYQYYTRAEMDKLGQAGCPVEFTSLEAAVLDYVQNYLEEEDCYL
- the gmhA gene encoding D-sedoheptulose 7-phosphate isomerase encodes the protein MFDDALNEHIRCFEALGKLRELIAGAAEIITEALAGGNKILICGNGGSAADAQHFAAEIVGRFTRERAAWPALALTTDTSVVTAVANDYGYESVFSRQVEALGRPGDILIGISTSGNSANVIKALHQARKNSLKTIVLTGGNGGELAEQADTAVNVAANVTARIQEAHIFILHYWADAAESALIEKKGPR
- the hldE gene encoding bifunctional D-glycero-beta-D-manno-heptose-7-phosphate kinase/D-glycero-beta-D-manno-heptose 1-phosphate adenylyltransferase HldE, whose translation is MHCPDFSSRYVVVIGDIMLDRYYWGEVDRISPEAPVPVVIVNRKTVTLGGAGNVATNLKGLNCGHMLIGLRGMDTNGDILVRVLEKEGIRHRLVAVQTHPTTTKTRVLGQGQQLVRLDEERSVGIDRRTVQELLNTFETCLDGADAVVISDYGKGIFESEAAHGIIQQCRNRHIPVFVDPKGLSWERYKGATCITPNTAEFKRIAPFPEHDEKGLQRQAERVMAACGLEYLLLTQGARGMSLFRRSKPAIHIDTEAQEVFDVSGAGDTVIASLAAACSAGMAMTDAARLANTAAGIVVGKIGTQPVNYAELRQALSSRTVTGARKVVTIDQAAEMAADWRRDGRLVVFTNGCFDILHVGHIKLLHAAAAEGDRLIVGLNSDSSVKRLKGDSRPIVPEEERAELLASIRGVDLVVVFGEDTPIDLIRRLKPDVLVKGGDYTPETVVGHDIVAAGGGQTVIVPLIDGISSSHVIDAIKQK